A single genomic interval of Stieleria maiorica harbors:
- a CDS encoding helix-turn-helix domain-containing protein: MALWRVTLSSVELMANSTKIRPFSRLIDKADSPFWVIGPDGCLVFLSAAVGDWLTVEPESLIGRRCVAGTSITDDPLDFLAASLAPPPGFAKTGTASLLVQPTFRGAKARRIAAMETRFVRLGPADEAVTLAIAGSFSDQLADPVIDASVLLRRELDRWRRHHESIAQGVLVGTSRAAQRLQKQTRLAGSVRSDLLILSPPGCLAESLAVSLHQSSAAGEPNATIDGPLMDPELLDASLAAAIAHLAESETTKATAIVKDIDQMPLEAQLRLVEHLRQFDPRLRLIAIADRAAEIISDASAEPDPDVDYVLDQSLPVGIAAPIADQLCGLTIRLVPLCDRVADLPMIATAMLDRRRAAGDGVADRFSRAALDAIVIYPWPDNFRELDQAIRHASRTCPTQVIGLEHLPLAIRSYRPNETVPKQQQTIDLDQAVARFEADLIQEALETSDGNRAEAARRLNISRARLLRKLESIGEGDQP; this comes from the coding sequence GTGGCGCTGTGGAGAGTGACGCTGTCCAGCGTGGAATTGATGGCCAACAGCACCAAGATTCGTCCATTCAGTCGGCTGATCGACAAAGCCGATTCGCCGTTCTGGGTGATCGGACCGGATGGGTGTCTGGTCTTTCTGTCCGCCGCGGTCGGCGATTGGCTGACCGTCGAACCGGAGTCGCTGATCGGACGACGTTGTGTCGCCGGAACCAGCATCACCGACGACCCGTTGGATTTCCTGGCCGCGTCATTGGCGCCGCCGCCGGGGTTCGCCAAAACCGGAACCGCATCGCTGCTGGTCCAGCCGACCTTTCGCGGTGCAAAAGCGCGGCGGATTGCGGCCATGGAAACGCGGTTCGTACGTCTGGGGCCTGCCGACGAAGCCGTCACGCTCGCGATCGCGGGCAGCTTCAGCGACCAGCTTGCCGACCCCGTCATCGATGCTTCGGTGTTGTTGCGTCGGGAACTCGACCGCTGGCGTCGACATCACGAATCCATTGCTCAGGGTGTGCTGGTCGGAACGTCCCGCGCGGCCCAGCGGCTTCAGAAACAAACGCGACTTGCCGGTTCGGTCCGCAGCGATCTGCTGATCCTGTCCCCGCCGGGCTGCCTTGCCGAATCCCTGGCCGTCTCGTTGCACCAAAGCTCGGCGGCCGGAGAACCCAACGCCACGATCGACGGTCCGCTGATGGATCCGGAATTGTTGGACGCCAGTCTGGCCGCTGCCATCGCCCACCTGGCCGAATCCGAAACGACAAAGGCGACCGCGATCGTCAAAGACATCGATCAAATGCCGTTGGAGGCTCAATTGCGGTTGGTGGAGCATCTGCGCCAGTTCGATCCTCGGCTGCGGCTGATCGCGATCGCAGATCGTGCCGCGGAGATTATCAGCGACGCGAGTGCGGAGCCCGATCCCGACGTCGATTACGTCCTCGATCAATCGCTTCCGGTCGGAATTGCGGCGCCGATTGCCGACCAACTCTGCGGGCTGACGATCCGCTTGGTGCCCCTGTGTGACCGGGTCGCCGATCTGCCGATGATCGCCACCGCCATGCTGGATCGACGACGGGCTGCCGGAGACGGCGTCGCCGATCGGTTCTCCCGCGCCGCGCTCGATGCAATCGTGATCTATCCCTGGCCGGACAATTTTCGCGAACTGGACCAGGCCATTCGACACGCATCACGAACTTGTCCCACGCAAGTCATCGGGCTGGAGCATCTGCCACTTGCGATCCGCTCCTACCGCCCCAATGAAACCGTGCCGAAGCAACAGCAAACCATCGATCTGGATCAGGCCGTGGCCCGATTCGAGGCAGATTTGATTCAGGAAGCCTTGGAAACGAGCGACGGCAATCGGGCCGAAGCGGCGCGGCGGTTGAACATCTCGCGTGCCCGTCTGCTTCGGAAGCTGGAGTCGATCGGCGAGGGAGATCAACCGTGA